CGTTCCCTTTGAGGTAGTCCATAAGGTCAGGATGGTAGATAATGCTGCCGCCCGGCGCCACTATCATGCGCGGCAATTGTATTTCTAACATGCGGCGCTTTTCTACTTGCAACAGCGCCCCTTCCCCTTCGCTATCAATGATTTCCTGTATTCGTTTACCGTCTTTCTGCAGGATGTAATCATCCACATCGATAAAATCAAACCCGAGGTCCTCAGCCAGCGCCATCCCGATAGTTGACTTACCGACGCCGGCCATACCAATGAGAACGATGCTTTCACTTTTCATGGCTGAAACCCTTCCTTGATTTTCAGACCAAGAATAGCACCTGTCCTCAGAACCCGTCAACTGAATGATGCTGAACTCCGTACCTTATATGGGGCAATTTATATCGGGTATTTACTTGACACTCTTTTTGCACTATACTACCTACTACATTGTGACAGACATTTCTTTAGCAATAATACTGGCTATCTCGGCTTATTTACTGGGGGGATGTCCTTTCTCCCTCTGGGTGGGGTGGCGGCGGTTAAACAAAGATATCCGGAAATACGGTGATGGCAATCCCGGTGCGGGCAATGTCTTCCGGGCCGGCGACGTCAGGACAGGCGTGATTGCGGTTATTCTTGACATTGGGAAGGGTTTCCCTTTTGTCTTCATCGCCCACTCTCTCTTCGGAC
The Chloroflexota bacterium genome window above contains:
- a CDS encoding shikimate kinase, giving the protein MKSESIVLIGMAGVGKSTIGMALAEDLGFDFIDVDDYILQKDGKRIQEIIDSEGEGALLQVEKRRMLEIQLPRMIVAPGGSIIYHPDLMDYLKGNAVLIYLDDSFANIEAKLVGGLDRGIVGLRYKTLRQIYEERRPLYFKYADITIDCRRKEQDEIVAEILKQYRQYSEGK